From a single Pseudomonas serboccidentalis genomic region:
- the aceE gene encoding pyruvate dehydrogenase (acetyl-transferring), homodimeric type: protein MQDLDPVETQEWLDALESVLDKEGEDRAHYLMTRMGELATRSGSQLPYAITTPYRNTIPVTHEARMPGDLFMERRIRSLVRWNAMAMVMRTNLKDSDLGGHISSFASSATLYDIGFNYFFQAPTDEHGGDLIYFQGHTSPGVYARAFMEGRITEDQMNNFRQEVDGQGLSSYPHPWLMPDFWQFPTVSMGLGPIQAIYQARFMKYLEHRGFIQPGKQKVWCFLGDGECDEPESLGAISLAGREKLDNLIFVINCNLQRLDGPVRGNGKIIQELEGVFRGAQWNVTKVIWGRFWDPLLAKDVDGILQRRMDEVIDGEYQNYKAKDGAFVREHFFNTPELKAMVADLSDDEIWKLNRGGHDPYKVYAAYHEAVNHKEQPTVILAKTIKGYGTGAGEAKNTAHNTKKVDVESLKLFRDRFDIPVKDEELENLPFFKPEPNSAEARYLSERRAALGGFVPQRRAQSFSVPTPDLDTLKAILDGSGDREISTTMAFVRILAQLVKDKEIGPRIVPIIPDEARTFGMEGMFRQLGIYSSVGQLYEPVDKDQVMFYKEDQKGQILEEGINEAGAMSSFIAAGTSYSSHNQPMLPFYIFYSMFGFQRIGDLAWAAGDSRTRGFLIGGTAGRTTLNGEGLQHEDGHSHLLAATIPNCRTYDPTYGYELAVIIQDGMKKMTEEQQDIFYYITVMNESYQQPAMPAGAEEGIKKGMYLLEEDTRDAAHHVQLMGSGTILREVREAAKILREEFNVGADVWSVTSFNELRRDGLAVERSNRLKPGQKPKLSYVEECLNGRKGPVIASTDYMKLFAEQIRQWVPSKEFKVLGTDGFGRSDSRKKLRHFFEVDRHFVVLAALEALADRGDIEPKVVAEAIVKFGIDPEKRNPLDC from the coding sequence ATGCAAGACCTCGATCCCGTCGAAACCCAGGAATGGCTGGACGCCCTGGAATCGGTTCTCGACAAAGAAGGCGAAGACCGTGCTCACTATCTGATGACCCGTATGGGCGAACTCGCGACCCGCAGCGGCTCGCAGCTCCCTTACGCCATCACCACGCCTTACCGCAACACGATCCCCGTCACCCACGAAGCACGCATGCCTGGCGACCTGTTCATGGAACGCCGCATTCGCTCGCTGGTACGCTGGAACGCGATGGCCATGGTAATGCGTACGAACCTGAAAGATTCTGACCTGGGTGGTCACATCTCCAGCTTCGCCTCCAGTGCGACCCTGTATGACATCGGCTTCAACTACTTCTTCCAGGCCCCGACCGACGAACACGGTGGCGACCTGATCTACTTCCAGGGCCACACCTCGCCAGGCGTTTACGCCCGTGCATTCATGGAAGGCCGCATCACCGAAGACCAGATGAACAACTTCCGCCAGGAAGTCGACGGTCAGGGCCTGTCGTCCTATCCGCACCCATGGCTGATGCCTGACTTCTGGCAGTTCCCGACCGTATCCATGGGTCTGGGTCCGATTCAGGCGATCTACCAGGCACGCTTCATGAAGTACCTGGAACACCGCGGTTTCATCCAGCCGGGCAAACAGAAAGTCTGGTGCTTCCTGGGCGACGGCGAGTGCGACGAGCCGGAATCCCTGGGCGCCATCTCCCTGGCCGGCCGCGAGAAGCTGGACAACCTGATCTTCGTCATCAACTGCAACCTGCAGCGCCTCGACGGCCCGGTTCGCGGCAACGGCAAGATCATCCAGGAACTCGAAGGCGTGTTCCGCGGTGCTCAGTGGAACGTGACCAAAGTCATCTGGGGCCGTTTCTGGGACCCGTTGCTGGCCAAAGACGTCGACGGCATCCTGCAACGTCGCATGGACGAAGTCATCGACGGCGAGTACCAGAACTACAAAGCCAAAGACGGCGCGTTCGTTCGCGAGCACTTCTTCAACACGCCTGAACTCAAGGCGATGGTTGCCGATCTGTCCGACGACGAGATCTGGAAACTCAACCGTGGCGGCCACGACCCGTACAAGGTCTATGCGGCGTACCACGAAGCGGTCAACCACAAAGAACAGCCGACCGTTATCCTGGCCAAGACCATCAAGGGTTATGGCACCGGCGCCGGCGAAGCGAAAAACACCGCGCACAACACCAAGAAGGTTGATGTTGAAAGCCTGAAGCTGTTCCGCGATCGTTTCGACATCCCGGTCAAGGACGAAGAGCTGGAGAACCTGCCGTTCTTCAAGCCAGAGCCAAACAGCGCCGAAGCCCGCTACCTGAGCGAGCGCCGTGCAGCCCTGGGCGGTTTCGTTCCACAGCGCCGCGCACAGAGTTTCAGCGTGCCGACGCCGGATCTGGACACCCTCAAAGCCATCCTCGATGGTTCCGGCGACCGTGAAATCTCCACCACCATGGCCTTCGTGCGGATCCTCGCGCAGCTGGTCAAGGACAAGGAAATCGGCCCGCGCATCGTTCCGATCATCCCGGACGAAGCCCGTACCTTCGGTATGGAAGGCATGTTCCGTCAGCTGGGCATCTACTCGTCCGTCGGCCAGCTCTACGAGCCAGTCGATAAAGACCAGGTGATGTTCTACAAGGAAGACCAGAAAGGTCAGATCCTTGAAGAAGGTATCAACGAAGCAGGCGCCATGAGCTCGTTCATCGCCGCCGGTACTTCGTACTCCAGCCACAACCAGCCGATGCTGCCGTTCTACATCTTCTACTCGATGTTCGGCTTCCAGCGTATCGGTGACCTGGCCTGGGCCGCTGGCGACAGCCGTACCCGTGGCTTCCTGATCGGCGGCACCGCCGGCCGTACCACCCTGAACGGTGAAGGCCTGCAGCACGAAGACGGTCACAGCCACCTGCTGGCCGCGACCATCCCGAACTGCCGCACCTACGATCCAACCTACGGCTACGAGCTGGCGGTGATCATTCAGGACGGCATGAAGAAGATGACCGAAGAGCAACAGGACATCTTCTACTACATCACCGTGATGAACGAGTCGTACCAGCAGCCAGCCATGCCGGCCGGTGCCGAAGAAGGCATCAAGAAAGGCATGTACCTGCTCGAAGAAGACACCCGCGACGCGGCACACCACGTACAGCTGATGGGCTCCGGCACCATCCTGCGTGAAGTCCGTGAAGCAGCGAAGATCCTGCGTGAAGAGTTCAACGTCGGCGCCGACGTGTGGAGCGTCACCAGCTTCAACGAACTGCGTCGCGACGGCCTGGCCGTAGAGCGCAGCAACCGCCTGAAGCCTGGCCAGAAGCCTAAGCTGAGCTACGTCGAAGAGTGCCTGAACGGCCGCAAGGGTCCGGTCATTGCCTCTACCGACTACATGAAGCTGTTCGCCGAGCAGATCCGTCAGTGGGTACCGTCCAAGGAATTCAAAGTCCTGGGCACCGACGGTTTCGGCCGCAGCGACAGCCGCAAGAAACTGCGTCATTTCTTCGAAGTCGACCGTCATTTCGTGGTGTTGGCAGCCCTGGAAGCACTGGCTGACCGTGGTGATATCGAACCTAAAGTCGTGGCTGAGGCCATCGTCAAGTTCGGCATCGACCCGGAAAAACGCAACCCACTGGACTGCTGA
- a CDS encoding glycosyltransferase family 4 protein, with protein MQLAFVLYKYFPFGGLQRDFMRIALECQKRGHQIRVYTLIWEGDVPPGFEVLVAPVKAFFNHRRNEKLTAWMEADLAKRPVDRLIGFNKMPGLDVYYAADGCFEDKAQNLRHSLYRRWGRYRHFAEYERAVFAKDAKTEVLMISEVQQPLFIKHYDTPLERFHLLPPGIAQDRRRPADADEIRAGFRAEFNLKDDELLLVQIGSGFKTKGVDRSLKALAALPAELKKRTRLFVIGQDDPKLFQMQSATLGLGDNVTFLKGRSDIPRFLLGADLLIHPAYNENTGTVLLEALVAGLPVLVSAVCGYAHYIAEADAGRVLDEPFDQAQLTQYLIDMLGDASARAAWSRNGLAFAETADLYSMPQHAADVILAEHA; from the coding sequence ATGCAATTGGCATTCGTCCTGTACAAATATTTTCCGTTCGGTGGCTTGCAGCGCGATTTCATGCGCATCGCCCTCGAATGCCAGAAGCGCGGTCACCAGATTCGCGTCTACACCCTGATCTGGGAAGGCGACGTGCCGCCCGGTTTTGAAGTGCTGGTGGCGCCGGTCAAGGCGTTCTTCAACCATCGACGCAACGAGAAACTCACCGCGTGGATGGAAGCGGACCTGGCCAAGCGTCCCGTGGATCGACTGATCGGATTCAACAAGATGCCGGGGCTGGACGTCTACTACGCCGCCGACGGCTGCTTCGAAGACAAGGCGCAGAACCTGCGTCACTCGCTGTACCGCCGCTGGGGCCGTTATCGCCACTTCGCCGAGTACGAGCGCGCGGTGTTCGCCAAAGACGCGAAAACCGAAGTGTTGATGATTTCCGAAGTGCAGCAACCGCTGTTCATCAAGCATTACGACACGCCGCTTGAGCGCTTCCACCTGCTGCCGCCGGGCATTGCCCAGGATCGTCGGCGCCCGGCGGATGCCGATGAGATTCGCGCCGGTTTCCGCGCCGAATTCAACCTCAAGGACGACGAACTGCTGCTGGTGCAGATCGGTTCCGGGTTCAAGACCAAAGGCGTCGATCGCAGCCTCAAGGCGCTGGCCGCATTGCCCGCCGAGCTGAAGAAACGCACCCGGCTGTTTGTAATCGGCCAGGATGACCCCAAATTGTTCCAGATGCAGAGTGCAACTTTGGGCCTGGGCGACAACGTGACGTTCCTCAAGGGCCGCAGCGATATCCCGCGTTTTCTGCTCGGTGCCGATCTGTTGATCCATCCGGCGTACAACGAAAACACCGGTACGGTGCTGCTCGAAGCGCTGGTGGCGGGTTTGCCGGTGCTGGTCAGCGCGGTCTGCGGTTACGCCCATTACATTGCCGAGGCGGACGCCGGGCGCGTGCTGGACGAGCCGTTCGATCAGGCGCAGCTCACCCAATACCTGATCGACATGTTGGGCGACGCCTCTGCACGCGCGGCCTGGAGCCGCAATGGTCTGGCCTTCGCCGAGACGGCCGACCTCTATAGCATGCCGCAGCACGCGGCCGATGTGATTCTGGCGGAGCACGCTTAA
- the glnE gene encoding bifunctional [glutamate--ammonia ligase]-adenylyl-L-tyrosine phosphorylase/[glutamate--ammonia-ligase] adenylyltransferase, with product MTLPALAELPAILLPLVTRSEQSFRTAVASLEDDHGFSTWTPQRWVQFARVSAASDFVIEQSVRDPLMLLSLVQSGELDRPFAPGELCAQIAAAVNTAQSEDELGRVLRRQRARHQVRIIWRDLNRQADLVQTCRDLSDMADATIDQAYQWLYSRHCQQFGTPTGRRSGLAQQMVILGMGKLGAVELNLSSDIDLIFAYPEGGETVGVKRALDNQEFFIRLGQRLIKALDPMTVDGFVFRVDMRLRPYGSSGALVLSFNALEQYYQDQGRDWERYAMIKARVVAGDQAAGAQLLDMLRPFVYRRYLDFSAIEALRTMKQLIQQEVRRKGMADNIKLGSGGIREVEFIAQAFQLIHGGRDLSLQQRPLLKVLSTLEGQGYLPPAVISELREGYEFLRYTEHAIQAIADRQTQMLPDGAQDQARIAFMLGFADWEAFHEKLMFWRGRVAWHFAQVIADPDEEEGADCEVVVGGEWLPLWEEAQDEEAACRQLEEGGFKDAAKALKALAGLRGSAQLRAMQRLGRERLDAFIPRLLAQAVEHADPDLVLERVLPLVEAVARRSAYLVLLTENPGALRRLLTLCAASPWIAEQITRFPLLLDELLNEGRLFKPPLAPELAAELRERLTRIPEDDLEQQMEALRHFKLAHRLRVAASEIAGSLPLMKVSDYLTWLAEAILEQVLALAWRQTVAKYGTPLRTDGTLCDPGFIIVGYGKVGGLELGHGSDLDLVFIHDGDPQAETDGPKPIDGAQFFTRLGQRIIHLLTAQTNSGQLYEVDMRLRPSGASGLLVSSLGAFERYQENEAWTWEHQALVRARVLVGSQDVGQAFEKVRAQVLGKARDLAKLQQEVSEMRAKMRDNLGSKGTAAGTAANAFEATAPFDLKQDAGGIVDIEFMVQYAALAWSHSHPPLLRWTDNIRILEELEHEGLMPAEDASLLREAYKAYRSAAHRQALQKDAGVIPGDQFVEERRQVLRIWKELGLS from the coding sequence ATGACCCTGCCCGCGCTTGCCGAACTGCCCGCCATTCTCCTGCCGTTGGTCACTCGATCCGAGCAGTCGTTCCGTACGGCCGTCGCTTCACTGGAAGACGATCACGGCTTCTCTACCTGGACGCCGCAACGCTGGGTGCAATTCGCCCGCGTCAGTGCCGCCAGCGATTTCGTCATTGAACAGAGCGTTCGTGACCCTTTGATGTTGCTGTCGCTGGTGCAGTCCGGCGAACTCGACCGGCCATTCGCGCCGGGTGAGCTGTGCGCGCAGATTGCCGCCGCCGTGAACACCGCGCAAAGCGAAGACGAACTCGGTCGTGTACTGCGTCGGCAGCGCGCTCGCCATCAAGTGCGGATCATCTGGCGTGATCTGAACCGCCAGGCCGATCTGGTGCAGACCTGCCGCGACCTTTCCGACATGGCCGACGCCACCATCGACCAGGCTTATCAATGGTTGTACAGCCGCCATTGTCAGCAGTTCGGCACGCCGACCGGCCGGCGCAGCGGCCTGGCGCAGCAGATGGTCATCCTCGGCATGGGCAAACTCGGCGCGGTCGAGTTGAACCTGTCCTCCGACATCGACCTGATCTTCGCCTACCCCGAGGGCGGCGAAACCGTCGGCGTGAAGCGCGCGCTGGATAATCAGGAATTCTTCATTCGGCTCGGTCAGCGCCTGATCAAGGCCCTCGACCCGATGACCGTCGACGGTTTCGTATTCCGCGTCGACATGCGCCTGCGTCCGTACGGTTCGTCCGGCGCGCTGGTGCTCAGCTTTAATGCACTGGAGCAGTATTACCAGGATCAGGGCCGCGACTGGGAACGCTACGCGATGATCAAGGCGCGGGTGGTGGCCGGCGATCAAGCGGCGGGCGCGCAGTTGCTCGACATGCTGCGGCCGTTCGTTTACCGGCGTTATCTGGATTTCTCGGCGATCGAAGCGCTGCGCACCATGAAGCAACTAATACAGCAGGAAGTGCGGCGCAAGGGCATGGCCGACAATATCAAGCTGGGTTCCGGCGGTATCCGCGAAGTCGAGTTCATCGCCCAGGCCTTCCAGTTGATCCACGGCGGGCGCGATCTGAGCCTGCAGCAGCGTCCTCTATTAAAGGTACTGAGCACGCTGGAGGGGCAGGGTTATCTGCCGCCGGCGGTGATCAGCGAGCTGCGCGAAGGTTATGAATTCCTGCGTTACACCGAACACGCGATCCAGGCGATTGCCGACCGCCAGACCCAGATGTTGCCGGACGGCGCTCAGGATCAGGCGCGCATTGCGTTCATGCTCGGTTTCGCCGATTGGGAGGCTTTCCACGAAAAACTGATGTTCTGGCGTGGCCGGGTGGCCTGGCACTTCGCGCAGGTGATCGCCGATCCCGATGAAGAAGAGGGTGCCGATTGCGAAGTGGTGGTCGGCGGTGAATGGCTGCCGCTGTGGGAAGAGGCGCAGGACGAAGAGGCCGCTTGCCGGCAATTGGAAGAAGGCGGCTTCAAAGATGCGGCCAAAGCGCTGAAAGCGCTGGCCGGTTTGCGCGGCAGCGCACAGTTGCGCGCGATGCAGCGGCTGGGGCGCGAGCGTCTTGATGCCTTTATTCCACGATTGTTGGCGCAGGCGGTGGAGCACGCCGATCCGGATCTGGTGCTGGAACGGGTGCTGCCACTGGTCGAAGCAGTGGCTCGACGCTCGGCTTATTTAGTGTTGCTGACGGAAAATCCAGGCGCCCTGCGGCGTTTGCTGACGCTGTGTGCGGCCAGTCCGTGGATCGCCGAGCAGATCACCCGCTTCCCGTTGCTGCTCGACGAACTGCTCAACGAGGGGCGCCTGTTCAAGCCGCCGCTGGCCCCTGAGCTGGCTGCCGAACTGCGCGAGCGTCTGACGCGGATTCCCGAAGACGACCTCGAACAACAGATGGAAGCGCTGCGTCATTTCAAGCTCGCGCACCGTTTGCGCGTCGCCGCGTCGGAAATTGCCGGCAGCCTGCCGTTGATGAAGGTCAGCGATTACCTGACCTGGCTGGCCGAAGCGATTCTCGAGCAAGTGCTGGCCCTGGCTTGGCGCCAGACGGTCGCCAAGTACGGCACGCCGCTGCGCACCGACGGCACCTTGTGCGATCCCGGCTTCATCATTGTCGGTTATGGGAAAGTCGGCGGGCTGGAACTGGGGCATGGTTCTGACCTGGACCTGGTGTTCATCCATGACGGCGATCCGCAGGCGGAAACCGATGGGCCGAAGCCGATCGATGGCGCGCAGTTCTTCACCCGGCTGGGCCAGCGGATCATTCACCTGCTGACCGCGCAGACCAACTCCGGGCAGTTGTATGAAGTGGACATGCGCCTGCGGCCGTCCGGTGCCTCGGGGCTGTTGGTCAGTTCGCTCGGTGCGTTCGAGCGCTATCAGGAAAATGAAGCCTGGACCTGGGAGCATCAGGCGCTGGTGCGGGCGCGGGTGCTGGTCGGCAGTCAGGATGTCGGGCAGGCGTTCGAGAAAGTCCGGGCGCAGGTATTGGGCAAGGCGCGGGATCTGGCGAAGTTGCAGCAGGAAGTCAGCGAGATGCGCGCCAAGATGCGCGACAACCTCGGCAGCAAGGGCACCGCGGCCGGTACGGCGGCGAACGCCTTCGAAGCCACGGCACCGTTCGACCTCAAGCAGGACGCCGGAGGTATCGTCGATATTGAATTTATGGTGCAATACGCGGCCCTGGCGTGGTCGCACAGCCACCCGCCATTGCTGCGCTGGACCGATAACATCCGCATTCTGGAAGAGCTGGAACACGAAGGGCTGATGCCTGCCGAAGACGCCAGCCTGCTGCGCGAGGCCTATAAAGCCTACCGCTCCGCCGCCCACCGGCAGGCCTTGCAGAAGGACGCCGGGGTGATCCCGGGTGACCAGTTTGTCGAGGAACGCCGGCAGGTATTGCGGATCTGGAAAGAGTTGGGGCTGAGCTGA
- the rfaP gene encoding lipopolysaccharide core heptose(I) kinase RfaP, which produces MKLMLAEPFKSLWAGRDPFAEVEGLQGEVYRELEARRTLRTEVDGNGFFVKIHRGIGWGEIFKNLLTAKLPVLGAGQEWKAIQRLQEVGVPTMTAVAYGEKGSNPADQHSFIVTEELAPTISLEDFSIDWVKQPPEPTLKRALIAEVARMTGMMHRAGVNHRDCYICHFLLHTDKPVTPQSFKLSVIDLHRAQTRPKITQRWRNKDLAALYFSALDIGLTRRDKLRFLKGYFQQPLRQILAEEAPLLSWLEGKANKLYARKQRYGDAL; this is translated from the coding sequence ATGAAGTTGATGCTGGCTGAACCGTTCAAGAGCCTATGGGCCGGGCGCGATCCGTTCGCCGAAGTCGAAGGCTTGCAGGGCGAGGTCTACCGCGAGCTGGAAGCTCGACGGACGCTGCGCACGGAAGTCGATGGCAACGGATTTTTCGTCAAGATCCACCGTGGCATCGGCTGGGGCGAAATCTTCAAGAACCTGCTGACCGCCAAGCTTCCGGTGCTCGGCGCGGGTCAGGAGTGGAAGGCGATCCAGCGTCTGCAGGAAGTCGGCGTGCCGACCATGACCGCTGTCGCCTACGGCGAGAAGGGCAGCAACCCGGCCGATCAGCATTCGTTCATCGTCACCGAAGAGCTGGCGCCGACCATCAGCCTTGAAGACTTCAGCATCGACTGGGTCAAGCAGCCGCCGGAGCCCACGCTCAAGCGGGCGCTGATCGCTGAAGTCGCGCGCATGACCGGCATGATGCACCGCGCCGGAGTCAACCATCGCGACTGCTACATCTGCCACTTCCTGCTGCACACCGACAAGCCGGTCACCCCGCAGAGCTTCAAGCTGTCGGTGATCGACCTGCACCGTGCCCAGACCCGTCCAAAGATCACTCAACGTTGGCGCAACAAGGACCTGGCGGCGCTGTATTTTTCGGCGCTGGATATCGGCCTGACCCGTCGCGACAAGCTGCGTTTCCTCAAAGGCTATTTCCAGCAACCGCTGCGGCAGATCCTGGCCGAAGAAGCGCCGCTGCTGAGCTGGCTCGAAGGCAAGGCCAACAAGCTCTACGCGCGTAAACAGCGTTACGGGGATGCGCTCTGA
- the waaF gene encoding lipopolysaccharide heptosyltransferase II codes for MNILIVGPSWVGDMVMAQTLFQCLKQRHPQCEIDVLAPEWSRPILERMPEVRKALSFPLGHGALELATRRRIGKSLAGQYDQAILLPNSLKSALVPFFAGIKQRTGWRGEFRYGLLNDVRTLDKERYPLMIERFMALAYEPNAELPKPYPRPNLQIDPVTREAALAKFGLTLDRPVLALCPGAEFGESKRWPSEHYAKVAETRIREGWQVWLFGSKNDHAVGEDIRARLIPGLREESVNLSGGTSLAEAIDLLSCADSVVSNDSGLMHVAAALNRPLVAVYGSTSPGFTPPLAEHVEIVRLGLDCSPCFDRTCRFGHYNCLRQLMPDAVNDALQRLQGSVVEVH; via the coding sequence ATGAATATTCTGATCGTTGGGCCCAGTTGGGTCGGTGACATGGTGATGGCGCAGACACTGTTTCAGTGTCTCAAGCAGCGCCACCCGCAATGCGAAATCGACGTGCTGGCCCCCGAGTGGAGCCGGCCGATCCTTGAGCGCATGCCCGAAGTGCGCAAGGCCTTGAGCTTCCCGCTCGGCCATGGCGCGCTGGAGCTGGCGACGCGCCGGCGGATCGGCAAATCCCTGGCCGGCCAGTACGATCAGGCGATCCTGCTGCCCAACTCGCTGAAGTCGGCGCTGGTGCCGTTCTTTGCCGGGATCAAACAGCGCACCGGCTGGCGCGGCGAGTTCCGCTACGGCCTGCTCAATGACGTGCGCACGCTGGACAAAGAGCGTTATCCGCTGATGATCGAGCGCTTCATGGCCCTGGCCTATGAACCGAACGCCGAGCTGCCGAAACCCTATCCGCGTCCGAACCTGCAAATCGATCCGGTGACCCGCGAAGCGGCGCTGGCCAAATTCGGCCTGACGCTTGATCGCCCGGTGTTGGCCCTGTGCCCCGGTGCCGAGTTCGGCGAATCCAAGCGCTGGCCGTCCGAGCATTACGCCAAGGTCGCCGAAACGCGGATTCGCGAAGGCTGGCAGGTGTGGTTGTTCGGCTCGAAAAACGATCACGCGGTGGGTGAAGACATCCGCGCGCGGCTGATTCCCGGCCTGCGTGAGGAGTCGGTCAACCTCAGTGGCGGCACCTCGCTGGCCGAGGCCATCGACCTGCTGTCCTGCGCCGACTCGGTGGTGTCCAACGATTCGGGTCTGATGCATGTGGCGGCGGCGCTGAACCGTCCGCTGGTGGCCGTCTACGGCTCGACTTCGCCGGGTTTCACCCCACCATTGGCCGAACACGTCGAAATCGTTCGGCTGGGGCTCGATTGCAGCCCTTGCTTCGATCGCACCTGCCGTTTCGGCCATTACAACTGCCTGCGCCAGCTGATGCCGGACGCGGTCAACGATGCCTTGCAGAGATTGCAGGGCTCCGTGGTCGAGGTTCATTAA
- the waaC gene encoding lipopolysaccharide heptosyltransferase I yields MRVLLIKTSSLGDVIHALPALTDAARAIPGIKFDWVVEEGFAEIPTWHPAVDKVIAVAIRRWRKNLWQTLKSGEWKRFKQSVRANKYDLVIDAQGLLKSAWLTRYVKAPVAGLDKGSAREPIAARFYDRKLAVARGQHAVERVRQLFAIALGYDLPKGLGDYGLNVERLVELPRKSAFVVFLHGTTWDTKHWPEAYWRELTERVGYLGVGVKLPWGNPLEKARAERIAAGFKHAEVLPKLNLAGVGKVLAGAQACVAVDTGLGHLAAALDVPTISLFGPTNPGLTGAYGKVQIHMASDFPCAPCLQKKCTYQPTAQDARQFDLKREQPLCFTRLNPERVASRLSTLLMAEELR; encoded by the coding sequence TTGCGGGTATTGTTGATCAAGACTTCATCGCTGGGCGACGTGATTCATGCGTTGCCAGCGCTGACCGACGCGGCCCGGGCCATCCCCGGGATCAAGTTCGACTGGGTGGTGGAAGAGGGCTTCGCCGAGATCCCGACCTGGCACCCGGCCGTCGACAAGGTGATTGCGGTGGCCATCCGCCGCTGGCGCAAGAACCTCTGGCAGACCCTCAAGAGCGGCGAGTGGAAACGCTTCAAGCAAAGCGTGCGCGCCAACAAGTATGACCTGGTGATCGATGCTCAAGGCCTGCTGAAAAGTGCCTGGCTGACCCGCTACGTCAAAGCCCCGGTGGCTGGTCTCGACAAGGGATCGGCGCGCGAGCCGATCGCTGCGCGTTTTTATGACCGCAAACTGGCCGTGGCCCGTGGTCAGCATGCTGTCGAACGCGTGCGGCAGTTGTTCGCCATCGCCCTCGGTTATGACCTGCCCAAGGGGCTGGGCGACTATGGCCTCAACGTCGAGCGTCTGGTGGAGTTGCCACGCAAGAGCGCGTTCGTGGTGTTCCTGCACGGCACCACATGGGACACCAAACACTGGCCGGAAGCCTATTGGCGCGAGCTGACCGAACGGGTCGGCTACCTGGGCGTCGGGGTCAAACTGCCGTGGGGCAACCCGCTGGAGAAGGCCCGCGCCGAGCGTATTGCCGCCGGTTTCAAACACGCCGAAGTGTTGCCGAAGCTGAATCTGGCCGGCGTCGGCAAAGTGCTGGCCGGTGCCCAGGCGTGCGTGGCGGTCGACACCGGTCTCGGTCATCTGGCGGCCGCGCTGGATGTACCGACGATTTCGCTGTTCGGCCCGACCAACCCGGGCCTGACCGGCGCCTACGGCAAGGTGCAGATTCACATGGCCAGTGATTTCCCCTGCGCCCCTTGCCTGCAAAAGAAATGTACCTATCAACCGACCGCGCAGGATGCCCGTCAGTTTGACCTGAAGCGTGAACAGCCTCTGTGCTTCACGCGTCTGAACCCCGAGCGTGTCGCCAGCCGACTGAGCACGTTGTTAATGGCTGAGGAACTGCGCTGA
- a CDS encoding lipopolysaccharide kinase InaA family protein: MAGWTLEPQYSDLVDDFGSLEAVFALQGERLTRDPLSEVIRVQRNGVNYYVKRYVGAGKGLRRYLGKPRVKMEWQNLKRFAKWGIPTAEVVAWGLERRGAAYARGAMITRELPRTEDLSALAERNDPKLKDRGWVDGISRQLAVYTRTMHDQRFTHNDLKWRNLLIDDQAQLFLIDCPNGDFWRGFWLKYRITKDLACLDKVAKYHLSNTQRLRFYLQYRGRDRLNAADKKRIRHVVRFFEGRE; the protein is encoded by the coding sequence ATGGCGGGTTGGACTCTGGAGCCGCAATACAGCGATCTGGTCGACGATTTTGGCAGCCTCGAAGCGGTGTTTGCCCTGCAGGGCGAGCGCCTGACCCGCGACCCGCTGTCCGAAGTCATCCGCGTGCAGCGCAACGGCGTCAACTATTACGTCAAACGCTACGTCGGCGCCGGTAAAGGTTTGCGCCGTTACCTGGGCAAGCCACGAGTGAAGATGGAGTGGCAGAACCTCAAGCGCTTCGCCAAGTGGGGCATTCCCACCGCCGAAGTGGTGGCTTGGGGCCTGGAACGACGTGGCGCCGCTTATGCCCGTGGAGCGATGATCACCCGCGAGCTGCCGCGCACCGAAGACCTCTCGGCGCTGGCCGAACGCAACGATCCCAAGCTCAAGGATCGCGGCTGGGTCGATGGCATCAGCCGGCAATTGGCGGTGTACACCCGAACCATGCACGATCAGCGCTTCACCCATAACGATCTGAAGTGGCGCAATCTGCTGATCGACGATCAGGCGCAACTGTTTCTGATCGACTGCCCGAATGGCGATTTCTGGCGCGGCTTCTGGCTCAAGTACCGGATCACCAAAGACCTGGCCTGCCTCGACAAGGTGGCCAAATATCACCTGTCGAACACCCAGCGCCTGCGCTTCTACCTGCAATACCGCGGACGTGATCGGCTCAATGCCGCCGACAAGAAACGGATTCGTCACGTGGTGAGATTTTTCGAGGGACGCGAATGA